In Hyperolius riggenbachi isolate aHypRig1 chromosome 10, aHypRig1.pri, whole genome shotgun sequence, a genomic segment contains:
- the LOC137536685 gene encoding interferon-induced protein with tetratricopeptide repeats 5-like — MYNLWAYLTYLRGDYDEAMDQLQKAEEQIQDSDPDADIKRTVMYGNYAWLLYHQKDFIKSSAYAKKVEAIKQNYKLAQENHKLLIDIYSEEGWAYLLFGSKYYEKAAKCFKNGLEFDKRHPELNSGYATARHRVASLNYPETEFSETIDALENAVKYNSEDTVVKTLLALQYQDHKQYQEAGKLIEEALEQEPGSPYVLRYAATFYRRAGDAEEATELLEKAIALTPTSATIYHQLGICYKSLVTINKRREQQARSNRQPTNHYRQQRAEAIDKAISHLEKAVELQDTFLAAYIALGDMYARKGLYLRAEEAFYKAAGMAKITNAEKQELHLIWGQYELFNRNSEQQAIKHFKKVILIKNPTKNRQYAIGHLNKIAEDMIGQNSADATGYGLRGFIYQQEEQERMAIENYKKALQLQPDNEEYVEAISSLEGTLRE, encoded by the coding sequence ATGTACAACCTCTGGGCCTACCTAACATATCTGAGAGGAGACTATGATGAAGCCATGGACCAGCTTCAAAAAGCTGAGGAACAAATTCAAGATTCTGACCCAGACGCTGATATTAAGCGCACTGTGATGTACGGCAATTATGCCTGGCTGCTCTATCATCAGAAAGATTTCATCAAGAGCTCCGCCTATGCTAAAAAGGTGGAAGCCATTAAGCAGAATTATAAGCTTGCCCAAGAGAACCACAAATTGTTAATAGACATATACAGTGAGGAAGGCTGGGCTTATTTATTATTTGGTAGTAAATACTATGAAAAAgctgcaaaatgttttaaaaatggtCTAGAGTTTGACAAAAGGCACCCAGAACTGAATTCAGGTTACGCTACAGCAAGACATAGAGTAGCATCCTTAAATTATCCCGAAACCGAGTTCAGTGAAACTATTGATGCCTTAGAAAATGCTGTTAAATACAACTCAGAAGATACCGTTGTGAAGACTCTCCTTGCTTTGCAATATCAAGATCATAAACAGTACCAAGAAGCAGGAAAACTAATAGAAGAGGCTCTAGAACAAGAGCCAGGATCTCCATATGTCCTTCGATATGCAGCAACATTTTACAGGAGAGCGGGTGATGCTGAAGAAGCCACTGAGCTTCTAGAGAAAGCAATTGCATTAACTCCTACTTCTGCTACTATTTATCATCAGCTCGGAATTTGCTACAAAAGTTTGGTTACCATAAATAAAAGGAGGGAGCAACAAGCCAGGTCAAATAGACAGCCTACCAACCATTATAGACAGCAACGAGCTGAAGCTATTGACAAAGCAATATCTCATTTGGAAAAGGCTGTGGAGCTCCAGGATACATTTCTAGCAGCATACATTGCACTGGGTGATATGTACGCAAGAAAAGGACTCTATTTAAGGGCAGAGGAAGCATTTTATAAAGCTGCAGGCATGGCAAAGATCACCAATGCAGAGAAACAAGAGCTTCATCTCATCTGGGGACAATATGAATTGTTCAACAGAAATTCTGAGCAACAGGCAATAAAGCATTTTAAGAAAGTAATATTGATAAAAAATCCAACAAAGAACAGACAATATGCTATAGGTCACCTGAACAAGATTGCTGAAGACATGATTGGCCAAAATTCAGCCGATGCCACCGGATATGGGCTGCGTGGTTTCATCTATCAGCAAGAAGAACAGGAAAGAATGGCAATTGAGAATTATAAAAAAGCCCTTCAACTTCAGCCAGACAATGAGGAATATGTAGAGGCAATATCTAGTTTGGAAGGCACATTAAGAGAATAG